CGTGCCCTCCACGCGACCAGGCCGCCCTATTCCCGGTTGCTCACCCAGCCGTTGGGTCGCATCCCAGATCTTCTGTGCGACTTTAGCCGCGGCCGCGGGTTTGTCTTGGGCGATGTATTCGACTGCTTGATCCAGGTTATCGAGGGCGGCGTCGGACCACTCAACCCGCATCTACGCCCCATTTCTTAAACCGCGCGACGACCTTATCGTGCGAAGCCACCTTCCCTTCCTCGACCTCGCGTAGCCCGGCTTTAACTTGCTCAACGAACCATGCCTCGTAGTCGAGGTACTGATCGACCGCCTGTTGAA
This Gammaproteobacteria bacterium DNA region includes the following protein-coding sequences:
- a CDS encoding type II toxin-antitoxin system RelE/ParE family toxin; the protein is MRVEWSDAALDNLDQAVEYIAQDKPAAAAKVAQKIWDATQRLGEQPGIGRPGRVEGTRELVITGLPYIVPYVVKGDRVIVLRVMHAAMKWPEQL
- a CDS encoding CopG family ribbon-helix-helix protein; amino-acid sequence: KNTEASFVKVTTVRLEDDVLKRLDGLAAAMNRPRNWVIQQAVDQYLDYEAWFVEQVKAGLREVEEGKVASHDKVVARFKKWGVDAG